One window from the genome of Pieris rapae chromosome 8, ilPieRapa1.1, whole genome shotgun sequence encodes:
- the LOC110996732 gene encoding uncharacterized protein LOC110996732 produces the protein MAVNNILTGEDLVKKGVTRLEANLPELGLKDVVPNGSWLESKQIQAALEEKKHLIEVERIEKRGSLSQADWQDNLSLAEVTQKVGGYWQYLGHNVGPTLYLKPEEALFLMEINCLQLNYGGVKVSLQQAYSLLLCEELNLLKYKVYASLSRVGYKVLRHKSSSESLTQLHKVTEAKKNTVSVMSEYNNEKSKETNPLSNDFNTDCDGTLKIIDSETNKISIDSNCSMHTHDDKLDSKTSETYNNIIESYHNKIDKLKNRVTKPTRNEHLNKFFNDIPELLGKQVVTLKVPEAKFLPDNMKLKETYTINLQNLNKKYIRTSNRTYSLGDEVNNSHVGRLQSDSNNLKDNISLLTTQAQNSVYRQTSSQGQNSTETESRSQSSNSICNNYDEVFYSRSQNSNYITFNMIFDNTLNHVYFPYHCYGPQVCPGPSLSFYNSRIYGNRMQNSTIQRSRGNHLQRIKDLAGRLKILVSRGNCNKDHIRALKNLLKTYNSRYKTKLRLSCDFEILTEASVVAQIDLDQDDDEPQNKRQKTNNSFEENLHAITEMALELKDLEINGKATASHRRSISKLIKTFNDSYNVEYYLTPGYEVLNRADLSPITNYVIDSEEENVNKSEKPKKSKKFRNPYNILKRLSKNQGAGSSKSHSLSRLMKNTEFKNRSEIESWTPNDNNFEQIEIPSKIGDPLFDSRKTQMLYEFIKFKPNFLNWGQAKVAFLESLMETIAEFSQTSNLQNDIDEDCLLSSDCGNVKAVMDKLRIIKTNKEASSECPLHIDFDVYNRNVENYKKKNPPKPHFRVICLDESLEIPSASEVEALQSRYEDNIPIVFALVSSSSISYLQVKSTEIPIYEPSSDQ, from the exons ATggctgttaataatatattgac TGGTGAAGACCTAGTAAAAAAAGGAGTAACTAGGTTAGAGGCAAATTTACCTGAGCTTGGTTTAAAAGATGTTGTTCCAAATGGCTCTTGGTTAGAGAGTAAACAGATTCAAGCTGCTTTGGAagagaaaaaacatttaattgaagTCGAAAGGATTGAAAAAAG AGGGTCCTTAAGTCAAGCTGATTGGCAGGACAATCTAAGCCTAGCTGAAGTAACCCAGAAAGTTGGAGGTTACTGGCAATATCTTGGACATAATGTAGGACCAACTCTATATCTTAAGCCTGAAGaagctttgtttttaatggaaatt AATTgtcttcaattaaattatggtGGTGTTAAGGTTTCATTGCAACAGGCTTACTCTCTGCTTCTCTGTGAAGAactaaatttactaaaatataaagtgtATGCATCACTTAGCAGAGTGGGATACAAAGTGCTTAGACACAAATCATCTTCAGAAAGTTTGACCCAACTGCATAAGGTAACTGAagcgaaaaaaaatacagtttcagTAATGtctgaatataataatgaaaaatctaAGGAAACTAATCCACTAAGTAACGATTTTAATACAGATTGTGAtggaactttaaaaataatagattctgaaacaaataaaatctctATAGATAGTAACTGTTCTATGCACACACATGATGACAAACTGGATAGTAAAACATCGGAAACatacaacaatattattgaatcctatcataataaaattgataaattaaaaaacagagtCACAAAACCTACCAGAAATGAAcatctaaataaattctttaatgaCATACCAGAATTATTGGGAAAACAAGTTGTTACCCTTAAAGTACCAGAGGCAAAATTTTTACCagataatatgaaattaaaagaaacatatACTATTAACTTACAAAACctcaacaaaaaatacataagaacGAGTAATCGAACCTACAGCCTTGGTGATGAAGTTAACAATAGCCATGTAGGAAGGTTACAATCAGATTCAAATAATCTCAAAGATAACATAAGTCTACTCACTACTCAAGCACAAAATAGTGTTTATAGACAAACTAGTTCACAAGGCCAGAATAGTACTGAAACGGAAAGTAGGTCTCAAAGTTCAAatagtatttgtaataattatgatgAAGTTTTCTATTCAAGGTCCCAAAATTCAAACTATATTACCTTCAATATGATTTTTGATAATACCTTAAATCATGTATATTTTCCATATCACTGCTATGGACCTCAGGTATGCCCTGGGccaagtttaagtttttacaacTCCAGGATATATGGAAATAGAATGCAAAATTCAACTATACAAAGAAGCAGAGGAAATCACCTGCAAAGGATTAAAGATCTTGCAGGAAGACTGAAAATTCTTGTGTCGAGGGGAAATTGTAATAAAGATCATATTCGTGCACTGAAGAATCTtctaaaaacttataattccagatacaaaacaaaactgaGACTTAGCtgtgattttgaaatattaactgAAGCAAGTGTTGTTGCACAAATTGATTTAGACCAAGATGATGATGAACCACAAAACAAAAGGCAGAAAACAAATAACTCCTTTGAAGAAAATCTCCATGCTATTACAGAAATGGCTTTAGAACTTAAAGATTTAGAGATTAATGGAAAAGCAACTGCTAGTCATCGAAGAAGCAtttcaaaacttataaaaacatttaatgacAGTTACAATGttgaatattatttgacaCCAGGATATGAAGTTTTAAATCGAGCAGATCTTTCTCCTATTACTAATTATGTAATAGATAGCGAAgaagaaaatgtaaataaatctgaAAAACCCAAGAAAAGCAAGAAATTCAGGAATCCCTATAATATTCTTAAGAGATTATCTAAAAATCAAGGTGCAGGTTCGTCAAAAAGCCATTCTCTTTCAAGACTTATGAAAAACACtgagtttaaaaatagaagcGAAATTGAAAGCTGGACTcctaatgataataattttgaacaaatcGAGATACCTAGTAAAATTGGTGATCCCTTGTTTGATTCAAGAAAAACGCAAATGCtctatgaatttataaaatttaaacccaactttttaaattgggGTCAAGCAAAGGTAGCATTTCTAGAAAGTCTTATGGAAACAATTGCAGAGTTTAGCCAAACATCAAATCTTCAGAATGACATTGATGAAGATTGTCTACTTTCATCTGATTGCGGAAATGTTAAAGCTGTAATGGATAAATTAAGAAtcatcaaaacaaataaagaagcTAGTTCCGAATGCCCGCTACACATAGATTTTGATGTTTACAATAGAAATGTagagaattataaaaaaaagaatccGCCAAAACCACATTTTAGAGTAATTTGCCTtga CGAATCTCTTGAAATACCATCAGCATCAGAGGTTGAAGCTCTCCAATCTCGATATGAAGACAACATACCTATAGTCTTCGCTTTAGTCAGTAGCAGCTCCATCTCTTACTTACAAGTAAAATCAACTGAGATACCAATATATGAACCCTCTAGTGATCAGTAA